The Euphorbia lathyris chromosome 2, ddEupLath1.1, whole genome shotgun sequence genome includes a window with the following:
- the LOC136219317 gene encoding protein PXR1-like yields the protein MMPPRRKKWTEAEEKTLIEKYGEMVSDGTLAKMKTREKKYKPIALYVNYVHHVRDPISYPWQWTWKDVSTKVQNMRHQYLLVKQKIKKPELSAAVENSGGAENGDDFDWVEGITHWPNFLLYKEVFGDVPMAYSSSNGTDLMGVLNEDRENGGGLLGTGKGVEINEFGQMGNSVDGDFAGIDGTENGMLALGFDYEGEEAEENYNSNDRVREDGDDGFMYEEVDVNVPNLKKRRKVLKGLEKRMFGFLSNQMGQLREMEARFEQREVERDREKQRMEKIRKEREQELERKLEEREKEREEREKSREKLRWQRYQDWEAMEKESEERERRRREEELIQEKEWEARMNRRRSEWKKRIDSMLNQHRAEMGQIQTRILHEQQNLTSQLLGIVSQWSGHPTALSDHTAASNHYLSQMMQNLHHVNGMVHGDDARVDGDAQDDQFIVDG from the coding sequence ATGATGCCACCGAGAAGAAAGAAGTGGACAGAAGCTGAAGAGAAAACCCTAATTGAGAAATACGGCGAGATGGTTTCTGATGGGACTCTCGCGAAAATGAAAACCCGAGAGAAGAAATATAAACCAATTGCTTTATATGTGAATTATGTGCATCATGTTCGCGATCCTATTTCTTACCCTTGGCAATGGACATGGAAAGATGTGTCCACTAAGGTTCAAAATATGAGGCACCAGTACTTACTTGTTAAACAAAAGATCAAGAAGCCTGAGCTCTCTGCTGCAGTAGAGAATTCAGGTGGTGCAGAGAATGGGGATGATTTTGACTGGGTGGAAGGGATTACACACTGGCCTAACTTTTTGCTCTACAAAGAGGTTTTTGGTGATGTTCCTATGGCTTATAGTTCTAGTAATGGGACTGATTTGATGGGGGTTTTGAATGAGGATAGGGAAAATGGTGGGGGCTTGTTAGGAACTGGTAAAGGGGTGGAGATTAATGAGTTTGGGCAAATGGGTAATTCGGTTGATGGGGATTTCGCTGGAATTGATGGGACTGAGAATGGGATGCTTGCTTTGGGATTTGATTATGAAGGAGAAGAGGCAGAGGAGAATTATAACAGTAATGATCGAGTAAGAGAGGATGGTGATGATGGTTTTATGTATGAAGAAGTAGATGTAAATGTGCCTAatttgaagaagaggaggaaggtaCTGAAGGGATTGGAGAAGAGGATGTTTGGGTTCCTGTCAAACCAAATGGGGCAGCTGAGAGAGATGGAGGCTCGGTTTGAACAACGTGAAGTAGAGAGGGACCGGGAGAAGCAAAGGATGGAGAAAATTCGAAAGGAGAGGGAGCAAGAATTGGAACGAAAATTAGAAGAGagggaaaaggaaagggaagaaagggAAAAGAGCAGGGAGAAGTTGAGGTGGCAAAGATATCAAGATTGGGAAGCCATGGAAAAGGAGAGTGAAGAgagggaaagaagaagaagagaggaggagTTAATTCAAGAGAAAGAATGGGAAGCGAGAATGAACAGGAGGAGGTCAGAATGGAAGAAGAGGATTGACAGTATGTTAAATCAACACCGAGCAGAAATGGGACAAATTCAGACGCGAATTCTTCATGAGCAACAGAACCTTACTAGCCAATTACTCGGGATAGTTTCACAGTGGAGCGGTCACCCTACGGCGCTCTCTGATCATACTGCTGCTAGTAACCACTATCTTTCACAAATGATGCAGAATTTACACCATGTGAATGGTATGGTACATGGAGATGATGCCCGGGTTGATGGAGATGCTCAAGATGATCAATTTATTGTTGACGGATAA
- the LOC136220901 gene encoding probable magnesium transporter NIPA1, which produces MGISSDNIRGLVLAISSSVFIGSSFIIKKKGLKKAGTTGTRAGLGGHSYLLEPWWWAGMISMIAGEAANFAAYAFAPAILVTPLGALSIIFSAVLAHFFLEEKLHIFAVLGCVLCVVGSTTIVLHAPQEKPIMSVKDVWHLATEPGFLIYTGVVLIVVSVLIFHFSPRYGQTHLIVYVGICSLMGSLTVMCVKAVGIALKLTFEGSNQFGYFQTWLFTLFVVAACILQVNYLNKALDSFNTAVISPVYYVMFTSFTIIASMIMFKDWDSQNASQIATELCGFVTILSGAFLLHRTKDMGDNANAVSDTPIFTATSSPSVTSPAVANANLSSLQNSS; this is translated from the exons ATGGGGATTTCATCCGACAACATTCGTGGACTTGTTTTGGCAATTTCTTCGAGCGTTTTCATTGGTTccagttttattattaaaaagaaagGGTTAAAAAAGGCTGGGACCACCGGAACCAGAGCAG GATTGGGGGGCCATTCTTACCTGCTTGAACCCTGGTGGTGGGCTGGAATGATATCGA TGATTGCTGGGGAAGCAGCTAATTTTGCTGCTTACGCATTTGCACCTGCAATCCTTGTGACACCTTTGGGAGCTTTAAGCATTATATTCAG TGCAGTGctagcccatttctttttggaGGAAAAATTGCATATCTTTGCTGTGCTTGGATGTGTTCTTTGTGTGGTGGGTTCCACAACGATTGTTTTACATGCTCCACAAGAAAAACCTATCATGTCTGTTAAGGATGTTTGGCACCTTGCTACAGAACCAG GTTTCCTTATCTATACTGGCGTAGTGCTAATTGTTGTTTCTGTGctcattttccatttttcaccaCGTTATGGGCAAACTCATTTGATAGTTTATGTTGGAATTTGCTCACTCATGGGCTCTCTCACG GTAATGTGTGTCAAAGCAGTGGGAATTGCTTTAAAGCTAACTTTTGAAGGATCAAATCAATTTGGGTACTTTCAGACATGGCTTTTCACTTTATTTGTGGTGGCTGCTTGTATTTTACAAGTGAATTACCTAAACAAG GCATTGGACTCCTTCAATACAGCAGTTATATCACCAGTTTACTATGTCATGTTTACATCTTTCACCATCATTGCCAGCATGATCATGTTCAAG GATTGGGATTCGCAAAACGCGTCACAGATAGCGACTGAATTGTGTGGTTTTGTGACAATCCTATCGGGTGCGTTTCTGCTTCACAGGACAAAAGATATGGGTGATAATGCGAATGCAGTAAGTGATACTCCCATTTTTACTGCTACAAGTTCACCATCAGTGACATCTCCTGCTGTGGCAAACGCAAATTTGTCAAGCTTGCAAAATTCCTCATAA